In Carnobacterium sp. CP1, the following are encoded in one genomic region:
- a CDS encoding gluconeogenesis factor YvcK family protein has protein sequence MMNEKKGRRPKIVVIGGGTGLPVILQGLKAKHAEVTAIVTVADDGGSSGSLRNYANVVPPGDIRNVLLSLSNIPHLQKDIFQYRFDTNDHFLAGHSIGNLIIAAMAEMRGSIFEAIQLLSKMMGVDGHVYPAAEEALILHAIFEDGTQVSGESKIAKESKKIERVFVTPINEDHEVKASRKVLSAIRDADLVVLGPGSLFTSILPNLMIGDLGKAVTETSAEVVYICNIMTQLGETENFSDADHVSVLHKHLEKKFIDTVLVNTEHVPEDYMNRERYDEYLVQVAHDFKGLSEEVPRVISNGFLKLRDEGVFHNGDKVVEELFKLAYESNRVRFAKI, from the coding sequence ATGATGAACGAAAAAAAAGGCAGAAGACCTAAGATCGTGGTGATTGGGGGAGGGACCGGCCTTCCCGTTATCTTACAAGGGTTAAAAGCGAAACACGCAGAAGTAACAGCGATCGTGACTGTAGCGGACGACGGAGGCAGCAGCGGTTCATTGCGTAATTACGCCAACGTGGTGCCGCCGGGCGATATTCGTAACGTATTGCTCTCTTTGTCTAATATTCCTCACCTGCAGAAAGACATTTTTCAATATCGTTTTGATACGAATGACCACTTTTTAGCTGGGCATTCTATCGGCAATTTAATCATTGCAGCGATGGCAGAAATGCGCGGCAGTATTTTTGAAGCGATTCAGTTGTTGTCTAAAATGATGGGGGTTGACGGACACGTTTATCCTGCTGCTGAAGAAGCGTTGATTTTGCATGCTATTTTTGAAGATGGAACACAAGTTTCAGGCGAATCGAAAATCGCGAAAGAAAGCAAAAAAATTGAACGTGTCTTTGTAACACCGATCAATGAAGATCATGAAGTCAAAGCCTCTCGTAAAGTGCTTTCGGCCATTCGCGATGCTGATTTAGTAGTTTTAGGACCAGGAAGCTTATTCACCAGCATTTTGCCCAATTTAATGATTGGGGATTTAGGTAAGGCTGTAACGGAAACAAGTGCTGAAGTAGTTTATATTTGTAATATCATGACTCAACTGGGCGAAACTGAAAACTTTAGTGATGCTGATCACGTATCCGTTTTACACAAACACTTAGAAAAAAAATTCATTGATACGGTACTTGTCAATACGGAGCACGTACCGGAAGACTACATGAACCGCGAACGGTACGATGAATACTTAGTACAAGTAGCTCATGATTTTAAGGGGTTAAGTGAAGAAGTACCTCGTGTTATCTCGAATGGCTTCCTCAAATTGAGAGACGAAGGAGTCTTTCATAATGGAGATAAAGTTGTAGAAGAGCTCTTCAAGTTGGCTTACGAAAGCAACCGAGTTCGTTTTGCAAAAATTTAA
- the whiA gene encoding DNA-binding protein WhiA, with the protein MSYASEVKKELTQLEVHREHARAELAALIRMNGTVNLVNKKFVLNVQTENAAIARRIYVLLKDHFDVESELLVRRKMKLKKNNVYIVRLKKGTQKVLSDLSIMDGMTLHSHVPEEIMMSSQKMRSYLRGAFLAGGSVNNPETSRYHLEIYSNYAEHNDDICQMMNYFEMNARTLERRNGYITYLKEGEKIADFLALTGATSGMLKFEDVRIVRDMRNSVNRLVNCENANLNKTIDAAGKQIESIQYIEETMGLDKLPDKLQEIALIRLKSPEVTLKELGEMIPSGQISKSGINHRLRKINEIAEKLRTQNAMTANQK; encoded by the coding sequence TTGTCTTATGCTTCAGAAGTAAAAAAAGAATTGACTCAATTAGAAGTGCACCGTGAACATGCGCGGGCAGAACTAGCAGCATTGATTCGAATGAATGGCACAGTCAACTTAGTTAATAAAAAGTTTGTTCTTAACGTGCAAACAGAAAACGCAGCTATTGCGAGAAGGATCTATGTACTATTGAAAGATCATTTTGACGTTGAAAGTGAATTATTAGTGCGTCGGAAAATGAAGTTGAAAAAAAACAATGTCTATATCGTGCGGTTAAAGAAAGGCACACAAAAAGTTTTATCTGATCTTTCCATTATGGATGGCATGACGTTGCATAGTCATGTTCCAGAAGAAATTATGATGAGTTCGCAAAAAATGCGTTCGTATTTAAGAGGAGCTTTTTTAGCAGGCGGGTCAGTCAACAATCCTGAAACCAGCCGTTACCATTTAGAAATTTATTCTAACTATGCGGAACACAATGACGATATTTGCCAAATGATGAATTATTTTGAAATGAATGCACGAACGTTAGAGAGGCGCAACGGGTACATTACTTATTTGAAAGAGGGCGAAAAAATCGCTGACTTTTTAGCTTTGACAGGCGCCACAAGCGGTATGCTGAAATTTGAAGATGTTCGGATCGTCCGAGATATGCGCAATTCAGTCAATCGCCTAGTGAACTGTGAAAATGCAAATCTAAATAAAACAATTGATGCAGCCGGTAAACAAATTGAGAGTATTCAATACATCGAAGAAACGATGGGTTTAGATAAATTGCCGGATAAGTTACAAGAAATTGCTTTGATTCGGTTGAAATCACCAGAAGTTACCCTGAAAGAATTAGGGGAAATGATTCCTAGCGGACAAATCAGCAAATCGGGTATCAATCATCGACTGCGGAAAATAAATGAAATCGCGGAAAAATTGCGTACTCAGAATGCAATGACCGCCAATCAAAAGTAA
- the rpoN gene encoding RNA polymerase factor sigma-54: MNFEQSFTQQQNQVQKMAMTQQLQQSIQMLQYNQEDLLTFLNQKALGNPLIEITFPQERPAEKLSAADYASTIPHNRDDEELNFMNQIPDTYLSLFEYLTEQIHLTMRETYLRELVLWLTEYLDTNGYLTISLEEAAQLTQAQELQLLDALTLLQQLEPAGVGARNLQECLLLQIERDETAPNMAYLLLEEEFELFATRKWKEITRKLDISLNEIQIISDFVQTLSPYPGALFNGETEQYLKPDLFVKIESDDLKVISIKTGLPVISFQKDYYHDMMQVKDQDVTKFMKDKYAEYEWLKRSLVQRGDTILRVGTAIVEKQKSFFLMPEHPIQPLTLKDIALELDIHESTVSRSVNGKYLETAFGVFELKHFFTNALNLTKTNQSPTTEDPATVSAEQVKQKLTELIETENKQKPLSDQKLVDLLTAEGVEISRRTIAKYRDALFIPPSSKRKRFE; this comes from the coding sequence ATGAATTTCGAACAATCCTTTACACAGCAACAAAACCAAGTTCAAAAAATGGCTATGACTCAACAACTCCAACAATCCATTCAAATGCTGCAATACAATCAAGAAGATTTATTAACTTTTTTAAACCAGAAAGCTTTGGGAAATCCTTTAATTGAAATTACTTTTCCACAAGAGCGCCCAGCTGAGAAATTGTCAGCTGCTGATTATGCGAGTACGATACCCCATAACCGAGACGATGAAGAATTAAACTTTATGAATCAAATTCCGGATACTTATTTATCTTTATTCGAATACCTGACTGAACAAATCCATTTAACGATGAGAGAAACTTATCTAAGAGAATTGGTGTTGTGGTTAACAGAATACTTAGATACCAATGGTTACTTGACGATTTCATTAGAAGAAGCTGCTCAGTTAACGCAAGCACAAGAATTGCAGCTCTTAGACGCCTTGACTTTGCTTCAACAATTGGAGCCAGCAGGCGTAGGCGCCAGAAACTTACAGGAATGTTTGCTGCTTCAAATAGAGCGTGATGAAACAGCTCCTAATATGGCTTACCTCCTCCTTGAAGAAGAATTTGAACTCTTCGCCACTCGTAAATGGAAGGAGATCACTCGTAAACTGGACATCTCATTAAATGAAATTCAAATCATCTCAGATTTTGTTCAAACCTTGTCGCCTTATCCAGGCGCTTTGTTCAATGGTGAAACTGAACAGTACCTTAAACCGGATTTATTTGTCAAAATCGAATCCGATGATTTAAAAGTTATCTCTATTAAGACAGGTTTGCCCGTTATTTCTTTTCAAAAAGATTACTACCACGATATGATGCAAGTAAAAGACCAAGACGTCACTAAATTTATGAAAGACAAGTACGCTGAATATGAATGGCTCAAACGCAGTCTAGTACAGCGCGGCGACACGATTTTGCGAGTCGGAACGGCCATTGTCGAAAAACAAAAGAGCTTTTTCTTGATGCCGGAACACCCGATTCAGCCTCTGACTTTAAAAGATATCGCATTAGAATTGGATATTCACGAATCAACTGTCAGTCGATCGGTCAATGGAAAATATTTAGAAACGGCTTTCGGTGTCTTTGAATTAAAGCACTTTTTTACAAATGCTTTAAATCTAACAAAAACAAATCAATCGCCGACAACTGAAGATCCAGCAACGGTTTCTGCTGAACAAGTCAAGCAAAAACTGACTGAGCTGATTGAAACAGAAAACAAACAAAAACCACTATCCGATCAAAAGCTAGTGGACCTTTTAACAGCAGAAGGTGTTGAGATTTCTCGAAGAACCATCGCTAAATACCGCGATGCTCTATTTATCCCACCCTCTTCTAAACGCAAACGATTCGAATAA
- a CDS encoding tRNA dihydrouridine synthase — MKENFWQDLPRPFFILAPMEDVTDVVFRHVVSEAGRPDVFFTEFTNTVSYCHPEGRNSVRGRLTFTEDEQPMVAHIWGDEAEYFRKMSIGMAEEGFSGIDINMGCPVPNVAGKGKGSGLIRRSQVAADLIQAAKAGGLPVSVKTRLGYINIDEWRDWLTHVLEQDIANLSIHLRTRKEMSKGNAHWELISEIKKLRDEIAPQTLLTINGDIPDRETGLKLVEEYGVDGVMIGRGVFHNPYAFEKEPKEHSSKELLDLFRLHLDLFDHYSAKEEEPRSFRPLRRFFKIYVRGIRGASDLRVQLMETETTNEARALLDAFEEKNKDIVGK; from the coding sequence ATGAAAGAGAATTTTTGGCAAGATTTGCCGCGGCCGTTTTTTATATTGGCACCAATGGAAGATGTGACGGATGTTGTGTTTCGGCATGTAGTGAGTGAAGCTGGCAGACCGGATGTGTTTTTTACAGAGTTTACAAATACCGTTAGCTATTGTCATCCCGAAGGACGTAATAGTGTTCGTGGACGGTTAACGTTTACGGAAGATGAACAGCCCATGGTCGCTCATATATGGGGAGATGAAGCCGAATATTTCCGGAAAATGAGTATCGGTATGGCCGAAGAAGGTTTCAGCGGAATCGATATCAATATGGGTTGTCCAGTACCCAATGTAGCAGGAAAAGGGAAAGGCAGCGGCCTTATCCGCCGTTCCCAAGTTGCTGCAGATTTAATCCAAGCAGCAAAAGCAGGAGGATTGCCGGTAAGTGTCAAGACTCGGCTTGGATATATAAACATCGATGAATGGCGCGATTGGCTGACACATGTTTTGGAACAAGATATTGCCAATCTTTCTATCCATTTGCGCACACGAAAAGAAATGAGTAAAGGGAATGCTCATTGGGAACTGATTTCAGAGATCAAAAAATTGCGTGACGAGATTGCACCGCAGACCCTTTTGACGATTAATGGAGACATTCCAGATCGTGAAACAGGTTTGAAACTAGTTGAGGAATATGGTGTGGATGGAGTTATGATCGGAAGAGGTGTTTTTCACAACCCTTATGCATTTGAAAAAGAGCCGAAAGAACATAGCAGCAAAGAATTGCTGGACTTATTCAGATTGCATTTGGATCTTTTTGATCATTATTCTGCTAAGGAAGAAGAACCACGTTCGTTTAGACCTCTTCGTCGCTTTTTTAAGATATATGTGCGCGGTATTCGCGGAGCGAGTGATTTAAGAGTGCAGTTAATGGAAACAGAAACAACAAATGAAGCGCGGGCCTTACTAGATGCTTTTGAAGAAAAAAATAAGGATATTGTAGGGAAATAG
- the clpP gene encoding ATP-dependent Clp endopeptidase proteolytic subunit ClpP, whose product MNLVPTVIEQSPRGERAYDIYSRLLKDRIIMLSGQIDDNVANSVIAQLLFLDAQDSEKDIFIYVNSPGGSVTAGLAIFDTMNFIKADVQTIAMGMAASMGSFLLTAGAKGKRFALPNAEIMIHQPLGGAQGQATEIEIAARHILKTRERLNKILSERTGQPIEVIERDTDRDNFMSAEDAKAYGLIDEIMENSAELKQ is encoded by the coding sequence ATGAATTTAGTACCTACAGTAATTGAACAATCCCCAAGAGGCGAACGTGCTTATGATATTTATTCTCGTTTATTGAAAGACCGCATCATTATGCTGAGTGGCCAAATCGATGATAATGTAGCAAACTCTGTTATCGCTCAATTATTATTCTTGGATGCTCAAGATTCTGAAAAAGATATTTTTATTTACGTTAACTCACCAGGTGGAAGCGTAACAGCAGGACTAGCGATTTTTGACACCATGAACTTCATTAAAGCAGATGTTCAAACCATTGCAATGGGAATGGCTGCTTCAATGGGAAGTTTCTTGTTGACTGCTGGTGCAAAAGGCAAACGGTTTGCTTTGCCAAATGCTGAAATTATGATTCACCAACCTCTTGGAGGAGCACAAGGACAAGCGACTGAAATCGAAATCGCTGCTCGTCATATTTTAAAAACGCGTGAACGCCTAAACAAAATTTTATCTGAACGCACCGGACAACCAATTGAAGTGATTGAACGCGATACGGATCGTGATAACTTCATGTCTGCAGAAGATGCAAAAGCGTATGGTTTGATCGATGAAATTATGGAAAATAGCGCAGAATTAAAACAATAA
- a CDS encoding DsbA family protein: MDISNIIASEVGTTYGFKIGNPDAPVKVIEFINLRCPFCKKWYEDSKDVLAYYVAAGKVQRIIKHFDKEKPSLAKGNVVHHYLDYSNPEKALEEMDYFYDKQDEWGDLEELKEVAAYVEEKRGLTHQPNTEEINGIIEEAGRANVVLVPSVFIGEAIFDEHITSDELTDLIETALNETTK, from the coding sequence ATGGATATCAGCAATATCATAGCAAGCGAAGTGGGCACCACTTATGGATTTAAAATTGGAAATCCTGATGCACCAGTAAAAGTTATTGAATTTATTAATTTACGTTGTCCATTCTGTAAAAAATGGTATGAAGATTCAAAAGATGTTCTAGCATATTATGTAGCAGCTGGAAAAGTCCAACGGATCATTAAGCACTTTGATAAAGAAAAACCAAGCTTGGCAAAAGGAAACGTTGTTCATCATTATTTGGATTATTCGAATCCAGAGAAAGCTTTGGAAGAAATGGATTATTTCTATGACAAGCAAGATGAATGGGGCGATCTAGAAGAATTAAAAGAAGTTGCCGCATATGTAGAAGAGAAACGGGGATTGACACATCAACCCAATACAGAAGAAATCAACGGCATCATTGAAGAAGCTGGCCGGGCTAATGTTGTGCTTGTTCCTTCTGTTTTTATCGGAGAAGCTATTTTTGATGAACACATCACATCAGATGAATTGACTGATTTAATTGAAACAGCTTTAAACGAAACAACCAAATAA
- a CDS encoding sugar-binding transcriptional regulator, whose product MQDVLSIIEKVAPDIMDTLRERYQILRNIYLAGPVGRRVLAGKLNITERVLRTEVDALKKQNLIQTSKLGMQLTANGELVYRELDQMMGQLLGMREKENQLAIYFQIEHCIIVSGDVDEQAKVQEELGRATMDSLKFLLPEGDNIIAVMGGTTMAEVANHMNESLSYHRELIFVPARGGLGESVNIQANAVSAQMAKKAGGANRVLYVPEQVSEETYKPLLQEPEIKKTLDLVERANCVLYGIGDAMHMAERRGMSQEALALIKEKAAVGEAFGEFYNQAGEVVYKIPRIGMQSKDLSHVSSVIAIAGGRSKANAIEAYMKKAPAQTWLITDEGAANQILKGITL is encoded by the coding sequence ATGCAAGATGTATTGTCTATTATCGAAAAAGTAGCACCGGATATCATGGACACGCTGAGAGAACGATATCAAATTTTACGCAACATTTATTTAGCAGGTCCAGTGGGCCGCAGAGTGTTGGCCGGTAAATTGAATATTACTGAGCGTGTATTGAGAACGGAAGTAGATGCTTTAAAAAAGCAAAACTTGATTCAAACATCCAAGCTGGGTATGCAGCTAACCGCGAACGGTGAATTAGTATACCGGGAACTGGACCAAATGATGGGGCAACTATTAGGGATGCGAGAAAAAGAAAATCAATTAGCTATTTATTTTCAAATAGAACATTGCATCATCGTCTCAGGAGACGTAGATGAGCAAGCCAAGGTTCAAGAAGAACTAGGACGAGCAACAATGGATTCATTGAAATTCTTGCTACCTGAAGGGGACAACATCATAGCAGTCATGGGCGGTACAACTATGGCTGAAGTTGCTAACCATATGAATGAGAGTCTTTCTTATCATCGCGAACTAATATTTGTGCCAGCCAGAGGCGGTCTGGGCGAATCGGTCAACATTCAAGCGAATGCTGTCAGCGCCCAAATGGCTAAAAAAGCGGGAGGCGCAAATCGTGTTCTTTATGTACCGGAACAGGTGAGCGAAGAAACATACAAACCGCTATTGCAAGAACCAGAGATCAAAAAAACATTGGATCTGGTCGAACGTGCTAATTGTGTGCTTTATGGTATCGGAGATGCCATGCACATGGCAGAACGCAGAGGAATGAGCCAAGAAGCTCTAGCTCTGATTAAAGAAAAAGCAGCAGTTGGTGAAGCTTTTGGAGAGTTCTACAACCAAGCGGGAGAAGTAGTTTATAAAATTCCTCGTATTGGCATGCAGTCAAAAGATCTTTCGCACGTTTCAAGTGTGATCGCGATTGCCGGTGGACGATCTAAGGCCAACGCAATTGAAGCTTATATGAAAAAAGCACCTGCTCAGACGTGGTTGATCACAGATGAAGGTGCCGCCAATCAGATTTTAAAAGGGATAACCCTTTAA
- the gap gene encoding type I glyceraldehyde-3-phosphate dehydrogenase, giving the protein MTVKVGINGFGRIGRLAFRRIQEVEGIEVVAINDLTDANMLAHLLKYDTTQGRFNGEVEVKDDAFTVNGKDVKILSNRNPEELPWGELGVEIVLECTGFFTTQEKAELHLKAGAKKVVISAPATGDMKTIVYNVNHETLDGSETVISGASCTTNCLAPMAKVLNDKYGIVQGLMTTIHAYTGDQNTLDAPHPKGDFRRARAAAENIIPNTTGAAKAIGEVIPELKGKLDGAAQRVPVPAGSLTELVTVLDKTVTVEEVDAAMKAAADESYGYTEDPIVSSDILGMTFGSLYDATQTKVLTIGDKQLVKTVAWYDNEMSYTAQLVRTLEYFAKLSH; this is encoded by the coding sequence ATGACAGTTAAAGTAGGTATTAATGGTTTTGGACGTATTGGACGTCTTGCTTTCCGCCGTATCCAAGAAGTAGAAGGTATTGAAGTAGTAGCAATCAACGACTTAACAGATGCTAACATGTTAGCTCACTTGTTGAAATACGATACAACTCAAGGACGTTTCAACGGAGAAGTAGAAGTTAAAGACGATGCATTCACAGTTAACGGCAAAGACGTAAAAATCTTAAGCAACCGTAACCCAGAAGAACTTCCATGGGGAGAGCTTGGCGTAGAAATCGTTCTAGAATGTACTGGTTTCTTCACAACTCAAGAAAAAGCTGAATTGCACTTGAAAGCTGGAGCTAAGAAAGTTGTTATCTCTGCACCTGCAACTGGCGACATGAAAACAATCGTTTACAACGTAAACCACGAAACTCTTGATGGTTCTGAAACAGTTATCTCTGGAGCTTCATGTACAACTAACTGTTTAGCTCCTATGGCTAAAGTGTTAAACGACAAATATGGTATCGTTCAAGGATTGATGACAACTATTCACGCTTACACTGGTGACCAAAACACATTAGATGCTCCACATCCAAAAGGCGACTTCCGTCGTGCACGTGCTGCAGCAGAAAACATCATTCCTAACACAACTGGTGCTGCTAAAGCAATCGGTGAAGTTATCCCTGAATTAAAAGGTAAATTAGATGGAGCAGCACAACGTGTGCCTGTACCAGCTGGTTCATTAACTGAATTAGTAACTGTTTTAGACAAAACAGTTACTGTTGAAGAAGTAGATGCAGCAATGAAAGCAGCTGCTGACGAATCTTACGGTTACACTGAAGACCCAATCGTTTCTTCTGATATTTTAGGTATGACTTTTGGATCATTATATGATGCAACTCAAACTAAAGTTCTTACAATTGGCGACAAACAATTAGTTAAAACTGTTGCTTGGTATGACAACGAAATGTCATACACTGCACAATTAGTTCGTACTTTAGAATATTTTGCTAAATTAAGCCACTAA
- a CDS encoding phosphoglycerate kinase, protein MVKKVVTDLELKDKKVLVRADFNVPMKDGKITNDNRIQAALPTIQYIIEQGGKVILFSHLGKVKTEEDKEGKSLRPVAERLSELLGKDVTFVPETRGKELEDAIANLNAGDVLVFENTRFEDVDGKKESKNDAELGKYWASLGDVFVNDAFGTAHRAHASNVGIASNLESAAGFLMEKEIKFIGGAVDEPKRPFVAILGGAKVSDKIGVIENLLDKADKVLIGGGMTYTFYAAKGIEIGKSLVEEDKIELAKSLIEKGGDKLILPVDSVTAQEFSNDVPNEIHEGAVPSDQMGLDIGPKTIELFTNELKGAKTVVWNGPMGVFEMSNYAKGTIGVCEAIASLTDATTIIGGGDSAAAAMELGFADQFTHISTGGGASLEYLEGKELPGVASISEK, encoded by the coding sequence ATGGTAAAAAAAGTAGTAACTGATTTAGAGTTGAAAGATAAAAAAGTTTTAGTTCGTGCCGACTTTAATGTTCCGATGAAAGACGGAAAAATCACGAACGACAACCGTATCCAAGCTGCGTTACCGACCATTCAATACATTATTGAACAAGGCGGAAAAGTGATTCTTTTCTCTCACTTGGGTAAAGTGAAAACAGAAGAAGACAAAGAGGGCAAAAGTTTGCGTCCGGTTGCAGAACGTCTAAGCGAATTGCTTGGCAAAGACGTTACTTTCGTACCTGAAACGCGAGGAAAAGAATTAGAAGATGCCATCGCTAACTTAAATGCTGGAGATGTATTAGTCTTTGAAAACACTCGTTTTGAAGATGTCGACGGGAAGAAAGAAAGCAAAAATGATGCTGAACTTGGCAAGTACTGGGCTAGCTTAGGCGATGTATTTGTAAACGATGCTTTTGGTACGGCTCACCGTGCTCATGCTTCAAACGTAGGCATCGCTTCAAATCTTGAATCAGCTGCTGGCTTCTTGATGGAAAAAGAAATTAAATTCATCGGCGGTGCAGTTGACGAACCAAAACGTCCTTTTGTAGCTATCTTAGGTGGCGCAAAAGTAAGCGACAAAATCGGTGTTATTGAAAACTTGTTAGATAAAGCTGATAAAGTTCTAATCGGCGGCGGAATGACCTACACATTCTATGCAGCTAAAGGAATTGAAATTGGTAAATCATTAGTTGAAGAAGATAAAATCGAATTAGCTAAGAGCTTAATTGAAAAAGGCGGCGATAAATTAATTTTGCCAGTCGATTCAGTAACAGCTCAAGAGTTTAGCAATGACGTACCAAATGAAATCCATGAAGGTGCCGTTCCAAGCGACCAAATGGGGCTTGACATCGGACCGAAAACAATTGAATTATTCACCAACGAATTAAAAGGTGCTAAAACAGTTGTATGGAACGGACCAATGGGTGTATTCGAAATGTCGAACTACGCTAAAGGCACAATCGGTGTTTGTGAAGCAATCGCTAGCTTAACCGATGCAACAACCATCATCGGCGGCGGAGATTCTGCAGCAGCAGCTATGGAATTAGGATTTGCAGATCAATTCACTCATATTTCAACTGGTGGCGGAGCTTCTCTAGAATACCTAGAAGGCAAAGAACTACCAGGAGTAGCATCAATTTCTGAAAAATAA
- the tpiA gene encoding triose-phosphate isomerase, with protein MRKPIIAGNWKMNKTASEALAFVEAVKANIPSPDVVDSVVGAPTLFLQELVNAAKGTDLKIAAQNSYFENSGAFTGETSPAALNDIGVDYVIIGHSERREYFHETDEDINKKAHAIFNNGMTPIICCGETLEQREAGQTNEWVSGQIKAAIKGLTEEQVAQSVLAYEPIWAIGTGKSSTSKDANDTCAVVRQTIAEEVSQEAADAVRIQYGGSVKPENIAEYMAQSDIDGALVGGASLETESFLALLEAIK; from the coding sequence ATGCGTAAACCAATTATTGCAGGTAACTGGAAAATGAACAAAACTGCTTCAGAAGCATTGGCTTTTGTTGAAGCAGTCAAAGCAAATATCCCTTCACCAGATGTGGTGGATTCAGTTGTGGGAGCACCAACTTTATTCTTACAAGAGTTAGTGAACGCAGCAAAAGGAACAGATTTAAAAATCGCTGCTCAAAACAGCTACTTTGAAAATTCCGGAGCATTCACTGGGGAAACTAGTCCAGCAGCTTTAAACGATATCGGAGTAGATTACGTTATTATTGGACACTCTGAACGCCGTGAATATTTCCATGAAACAGACGAAGACATCAACAAAAAAGCTCATGCTATCTTTAACAACGGAATGACTCCAATCATTTGTTGTGGCGAAACGTTAGAACAGCGTGAAGCTGGACAAACAAATGAATGGGTAAGCGGACAAATCAAAGCTGCAATCAAAGGATTGACTGAAGAACAAGTAGCTCAATCAGTTCTTGCTTATGAACCTATTTGGGCAATTGGAACTGGAAAATCATCTACGTCTAAAGACGCCAATGATACTTGTGCTGTTGTTCGTCAAACGATCGCTGAAGAAGTTTCTCAAGAAGCTGCTGACGCAGTTCGTATCCAATATGGCGGTAGTGTCAAACCTGAAAACATCGCGGAATACATGGCTCAATCGGATATTGATGGAGCTTTAGTAGGAGGCGCAAGCTTAGAAACAGAATCATTCTTAGCATTATTGGAGGCTATTAAATAA